The following proteins are encoded in a genomic region of Dasypus novemcinctus isolate mDasNov1 chromosome 3, mDasNov1.1.hap2, whole genome shotgun sequence:
- the LOC131276145 gene encoding ral guanine nucleotide dissociation stimulator-like, which translates to MVQAGRWEALVEHLVPAWQEGDLGYVCTFLGAYRMFTSTEQVLDQLFHRSFVSSRAVDASSATTSASSTPCVRHRSRARVSSIATWTAS; encoded by the exons ATGGTCCAGGCAGGCCGCTGGGAGGCCCTGGTGGAGCACCTGGTGCCCGCCTGGCAGGAGGGCGACCTCGGCTACGTCTGCACCTTCCTGGGGGCCTACCGCATGTTCACCTCCACCGAGCAGGTTCTGGACCAGCTGTTCCACCG CTCCTTTGTCAGCTCCAGAGCCGTCGATGCCTCCAGTGCGACCACCAGCGCCAGTTCCACACCCTGTGTCCGACACAGGTCCAGAGCCAGAGTCAGCTCCATCGCCACCTGGACTGCCAGCTAG